One Tamlana carrageenivorans genomic region harbors:
- a CDS encoding glycosyl hydrolase, whose translation MSNKLITSTMRSINVFLFLFIMQVTFFACDSSKTDDKNLENPSISIADLKNGFKNPEIQYRPETWFHLNGNNISKEGLTLDLEAIKEAGLQGIHLFNKAGRPFPNVKPIEILSPEWEDMIRHAADECKRLGLKFTMQNCPGWSMTGGPWVPVEEAQREVVETVYHVSGGQKYDKLLKLDSLYKTSDYNYKDIQVLAFPTPEGDGLEPLNPSKIETNNPLVPWQDIFNPNSKIIVTRTTTRLNKPLEDYRNEGISKVNDKAAWVETIFNEAVTLRNITFPQSRHMIMGTEYPKMDVAIKVEALINDKLVEITTVNLPDANWNDRRKHVTLAIPETTSKLFRFTFKGKHTIAPEFIRLSASPKLHNHEAKAAKVLRGLEKEVQYNYNENTFIKSNAIINLTDKMTSNGKLTWNVPEGDWTIVRFGHINMRLTNKPAVPEATGWESSKLDKVAIENHLRNGMIGNLIKDGGPIGDGKLHGLLIDSWESHVPTWTMNSEDMFKEFEQRRGYSMKTYLPATMGYIVESPEITTKFLRDLRHTMDDVFIENFFEHFATVAHEMGAEVYTEGAGGEVLPIDPMRYYGVSDIPMTEFWYPSAPSAQNEYAKPIYNAASATHLYNKPVLAAEACTQLGVKWNEHPFSVKSLIDYNFAKGVNHLVFHTFSHTPQTNVYPGSSFGGNIGFPLVREQTWWPYMKNWTDYLARNQYVLQQGEYVADVLWYYGDHFERPPFDLDAFPKGYRFDYLNADILDKNLSVQNGKIHVQNGGDYRIIRLRDSKEMLLSTAKKIKELVLDGAVILGDKPLDSPSLMDGEDELKELAQISNELWDSIKSGVKQVGKGRVYWGKTLDEVLKAEKIAQDVMVPEGLDINWIHRETNDAHIYFIASKHENPVDVALSFRVTHLNPQIWNAFTGEQHNAKIWSTSKNRTNVAISLPSRGSAVVVFTKGDKKSGASKITRNNEVVLHSETGWFKSHKSNDFPKLTWKGDTCIASKSGEYIFHQKGKEVIAFMDVEEVPLQTNWKLNFEQGWDTPETIEISELKSLTKLENDAIKHYSGTAIYSKTFQLNELDQHTIIDLGEVANIAELWCNSQKVGVKWAPPFQFDISDFVKKGENILEIKVTNTWRNQLIFDNSRPKDQKKTWTTAGPITNETELEGSGLIGPVVLEVIK comes from the coding sequence ATGAGTAATAAATTAATAACTAGTACAATGCGATCTATAAATGTTTTTCTATTTCTTTTTATCATGCAAGTTACTTTTTTTGCATGTGATTCCAGTAAAACCGATGATAAAAATCTTGAAAATCCATCAATAAGTATTGCAGATTTAAAAAATGGTTTTAAAAATCCCGAGATACAATATCGTCCCGAAACCTGGTTTCACCTTAACGGAAATAATATTTCCAAAGAAGGTTTAACCCTCGATTTAGAGGCAATAAAAGAAGCAGGCTTGCAGGGTATCCACTTATTTAATAAAGCCGGCAGACCATTTCCAAATGTAAAACCTATAGAAATTTTATCGCCAGAATGGGAAGATATGATTCGGCACGCTGCCGATGAATGCAAACGTTTGGGTTTGAAATTTACCATGCAAAACTGCCCAGGTTGGTCTATGACAGGTGGGCCTTGGGTGCCTGTAGAAGAAGCGCAGCGCGAAGTTGTAGAAACTGTTTATCATGTGTCTGGGGGACAAAAATATGATAAGCTTCTAAAATTAGATTCATTGTACAAAACCTCAGATTATAATTATAAAGATATTCAAGTTTTAGCCTTTCCTACACCAGAAGGGGATGGTTTGGAACCCTTAAACCCTTCAAAAATTGAAACCAATAATCCTTTAGTGCCTTGGCAGGATATTTTTAATCCCAATTCAAAAATTATCGTTACACGAACAACCACACGTTTAAATAAACCTTTAGAGGACTATAGGAATGAAGGCATTTCGAAAGTAAATGATAAAGCAGCATGGGTTGAAACTATTTTCAATGAAGCGGTGACATTGCGCAATATCACTTTTCCTCAATCTCGACATATGATTATGGGGACAGAATACCCTAAGATGGATGTTGCTATTAAGGTAGAAGCGCTAATTAATGATAAACTTGTAGAAATAACAACTGTTAACCTGCCTGATGCAAACTGGAACGACAGACGTAAGCATGTAACACTGGCTATCCCTGAAACGACTTCCAAACTGTTTAGATTTACGTTTAAGGGTAAGCATACTATCGCTCCAGAATTTATTCGTTTAAGCGCTAGTCCAAAACTTCATAATCATGAAGCAAAAGCAGCCAAAGTATTGAGAGGACTTGAAAAAGAGGTGCAGTATAATTATAATGAAAATACGTTTATTAAGTCCAATGCAATTATCAACCTTACCGATAAAATGACGTCTAATGGAAAATTAACATGGAATGTGCCAGAAGGCGATTGGACCATTGTTCGTTTTGGGCATATTAATATGCGCTTAACCAATAAACCCGCAGTACCAGAAGCAACAGGTTGGGAGTCGAGTAAATTAGATAAGGTAGCCATAGAAAATCATTTGCGTAATGGTATGATTGGTAATTTAATTAAAGATGGCGGTCCCATAGGAGATGGTAAACTACACGGATTGTTAATTGATAGTTGGGAAAGCCATGTACCCACGTGGACGATGAACTCTGAAGATATGTTTAAGGAGTTTGAGCAACGCCGAGGTTACAGTATGAAAACGTATTTGCCTGCAACCATGGGTTATATTGTGGAAAGTCCAGAAATTACTACTAAATTTTTAAGGGATTTACGTCATACCATGGACGATGTGTTTATCGAGAATTTCTTTGAACATTTTGCAACCGTAGCACACGAAATGGGAGCCGAGGTTTACACCGAAGGAGCAGGAGGCGAAGTACTGCCTATAGACCCCATGCGTTATTATGGTGTGAGCGATATTCCCATGACCGAGTTTTGGTACCCCAGTGCACCATCAGCACAAAATGAATATGCTAAACCCATTTATAATGCGGCTTCGGCTACGCATCTATACAATAAACCTGTGTTGGCTGCTGAAGCGTGCACCCAGTTAGGGGTTAAGTGGAATGAGCATCCGTTTTCAGTAAAATCTTTAATTGATTATAATTTTGCTAAGGGGGTAAATCATTTGGTGTTTCATACGTTTTCTCATACCCCGCAAACGAATGTGTATCCAGGTTCAAGCTTTGGTGGTAATATAGGGTTTCCTTTGGTTAGAGAACAAACGTGGTGGCCATACATGAAGAATTGGACCGATTATTTAGCAAGAAATCAATATGTTTTACAACAAGGCGAATATGTGGCCGATGTGCTTTGGTATTATGGCGATCATTTTGAACGCCCACCTTTCGATTTAGATGCGTTTCCTAAAGGCTACCGTTTCGATTATTTAAATGCTGACATATTAGATAAAAATCTTAGTGTTCAAAATGGTAAAATTCATGTTCAAAATGGAGGGGATTACCGTATTATCAGATTAAGAGATTCTAAAGAAATGTTATTGTCTACAGCTAAAAAAATAAAGGAACTAGTTTTGGATGGAGCTGTAATTCTAGGAGATAAACCACTAGATTCTCCAAGTTTAATGGATGGTGAAGATGAATTAAAAGAATTGGCTCAAATCTCAAATGAATTATGGGATAGCATTAAAAGCGGTGTTAAACAGGTAGGAAAAGGACGTGTGTATTGGGGAAAAACGCTTGATGAGGTTTTAAAAGCAGAAAAAATTGCTCAGGATGTTATGGTGCCCGAAGGCTTGGATATTAATTGGATTCACCGCGAAACCAACGATGCTCACATTTATTTTATAGCTTCAAAACATGAAAATCCGGTTGATGTGGCATTAAGTTTCAGGGTTACTCATTTAAATCCTCAAATATGGAATGCATTTACAGGAGAACAGCATAATGCCAAAATATGGAGCACTTCAAAGAACCGCACCAATGTCGCCATATCATTACCTTCAAGAGGAAGTGCCGTGGTGGTATTTACAAAAGGAGATAAAAAGTCTGGGGCATCAAAAATAACAAGGAATAACGAGGTTGTTTTACATTCAGAAACAGGTTGGTTCAAAAGTCATAAATCAAATGATTTTCCAAAATTAACTTGGAAAGGAGATACATGTATCGCTTCAAAATCGGGCGAATATATCTTTCATCAAAAGGGTAAAGAGGTCATTGCGTTTATGGATGTTGAAGAGGTTCCGCTTCAAACCAATTGGAAATTAAACTTCGAGCAAGGATGGGATACTCCAGAAACTATAGAGATTTCAGAATTGAAATCATTAACAAAACTCGAAAATGATGCCATAAAGCATTATTCGGGTACAGCCATCTATTCAAAAACTTTTCAATTAAATGAACTTGATCAACACACTATAATAGACCTTGGGGAAGTGGCCAATATCGCCGAACTCTGGTGTAATAGTCAAAAAGTGGGGGTAAAATGGGCGCCACCGTTCCAGTTTGATATTAGCGATTTTGTGAAAAAAGGAGAAAATATACTTGAAATTAAAGTTACCAACACTTGGCGCAACCAACTTATTTTTGATAATTCACGACCCAAAGACCAAAAGAAAACGTGGACTACGGCTGGGCCCATAACAAACGAAACAGAACTGGAGGGTTCTGGTTTAATAGGGCCAGTAGTTTTAGAAGTTATCAAATAA